A single region of the Drosophila takahashii strain IR98-3 E-12201 chromosome 2R, DtakHiC1v2, whole genome shotgun sequence genome encodes:
- the Fatp2 gene encoding uncharacterized protein Fatp2 isoform X3 yields MMTGSDNDPLVEDGGLNATKHRLTIWHKIVFFMLGLISALTICVLIHLSNRLASDAEKKALLHFRELSSGRNNHRFGH; encoded by the exons ATGATGACGGGCAGCGATAATGATCCATTGGTGGAGGACGGTGGACTAAACGCCACCAAGCATCGACTGACCATTTGGCACAAG ATCGTCTTCTTTATGCTGGGACTAATCTCGGCGCTGACCATATGCGTTCTGATCCATTTGTCGAACCGATTGGCCTCCGATGCCGAGAAAAAGGCTTTGCTGCACTTCCGCGAGCTCTCATCCGGTCGAAATAACCACCGATTTGGCCACTAG